The following proteins are encoded in a genomic region of Channa argus isolate prfri chromosome 3, Channa argus male v1.0, whole genome shotgun sequence:
- the ptpn9b gene encoding tyrosine-protein phosphatase non-receptor type 9 isoform X2, with amino-acid sequence MTNSSYGNFDYELCVKILNLLKGAFPARLKCVFIVSSPLWFRAPFAVLRLFVREKLRERVCTVKAHELASHIPVSSLPEHLGGTSQYSHVAWIQSCVNIHTNTVQGDTQEHDTHDCVGSLLLSYSLECSNTSTGATLSHTHINTQLSSELAVANSNCYDDSNANPHNHCSVVEGRTQGLSQYQQSPNSAANRLQGNHQHWNGSAVSGANMAVSGSSPNANMNGCGHQAPPQSHTPPDTPFFQKGDGNAVDGKVTDSAHRSQSEGIKEEEEEEEGEEGVPPLPQKSLPRPPHQPSTQSSPLSSLWGQDEDHCMEVSVHIPEPGGMTVHELVEHVKRKKKKGIYQEYEEIRKEPPAGSFDYSKKLSNQIKNRYSDVLCLDQSRVRLCQLSDDEDETSDYINASFMDGYKRSNAYIATQGPLPKTFVDFWRMVWEQMVLIIVMTTRVVERGRLKCGQYWPLEEGRTEQYGYFLVRNTHIQVFQDFKLSHLELYNTQSQERREVCHYLYVSWPDFGVPKSASAMLDFREHVLQRQEAAVQSLGSTWKGPLGGPPVVVHCSAGIGRTGTFCTLDICLSRLEDIGTVDICQTVRRMRTQRAFSIQTWDQYHFCYMAVIEYAQRHGKLSPVQWSDSDLETDSE; translated from the exons ATGACCAACTCCAGCTATGGCAATTTTGACTATGAGCTCTGTGTCAAGATCCTCAATTTGCTCAAG GGTGCATTTCCAGCTCGTCTAAAGTGTGTCTTCATTGTTTCATCACCTCTTTGGTTTCGAGCACCTTTTGCAGTTCTCCGCCTCTTTGTGCGTGAGAAGCTGAGAGAAAgg GTGTGTACAGTGAAAGCTCATGAGTTGGCCAGTCACATCCCAGTCTCTTCCCTTCCTGAGCACCTGGGTGGGACATCCCAGTACAGCCATGTGGCTTGGATCCAGTCTTGTGttaacattcacacaaacactgttcaGGGTGACACACAGGAACATGACACACACGACTGTGTTGGAAGCCTGCTGCTTTCTTACAGCTTAGAGTGCAGCAACACAAGCACGGGTGCTACACTGTCCCACACCCATATAAATACACAGTTAAGTTCTGAGCTAGCTGTGGCTAACTCTAACTGCTACGATGATAGCAATGCTAATCCACACAACCACTGCAGTGTGGTGGAGGGCAGGACTCAAGGCCTAAGCCAATACCAACAGAGCCCAAATTCTGCTGCAAACAGGCTGCAAGGGAACCACCAACACTGGAATGGCTCAGCAGTAAGTGGAGCCAACATGGCTGTTAGTGGCTCTAGTCCCAATGCTAATATGAATGGTTGTGGCCACCAAGCGCCtcctcagtcacacacacctcCCGACACACCTTTTTTCCAAAAAGGTGATGGAAATGCAGTAGATGGCAAGGTAACAGACTCTGCCCATAGATCTCAAAGTGAGGGCattaaagaggaggaggaggaggaggaaggggaagaAGGGGTGCCACCATTGCCGCAGAAGTCTTTGCCTCGTCCACCCCACCAGCCTTCAACTCAGTCCTCACCCCTGTCATCACTGTGGGGTCAGGATGAGGACCACTGCATGGAGGTGTCTGTTCACATTCCAGAGCCAGGAGGCATGACCGTGCATGAGCTAGTGGAGCatgtgaagaggaaaaagaagaaaggaattTACCAGGAGTATGAGGAGATCCGCAAGGAGCCACCGGCAGGCAGCTTTGACTACTCCAA GAAATTGTCAAATCAGATCAAGAACAGGTACAGTGACGTTCTCTGCCTAGACCAGTCACGCGTGCGACTCTGCCAGCTCTCTGATGACGAGGATGAG ACATCAGATTATATTAATGCCAGTTTCATGGATGGGTACAAGAGGAGCAATGCATACATTGCTACTCAAG GTCCCTTGCCAAAAACCTTTGTTGACTTCTGGCGCATGGTGTGGGAACAGATGGTACTTATAATTGTCATGACCACCAG GGTGGTGGAGCGTGGTCGTTTGAAGTGTGGTCAATACTGGCCTCTTGAGGAGGGCAGGACTGAACAGTATGGGTATTTCTTAGTcaggaacacacacatccagGTGTTCCAAGACTTCAAACTGTCGCATCTTGAACTCTACAACACACAG TCTCAGGAGAGACGGGAGGTGTGCCACTACCTCTATGTCAGCTGGCCAGACTTTGGAGTGCCCAAGAGTGCTTCTGCTATGTTGGACTTCCGTGAGCATGTTCTTCAAAGGCAGGAGGCTGCAGTTCAGAGCCTAGGATCCACTTGGAAAGGGCCTCTGGGAGGCCCTCCTGTGGTTGTGCACTGTAGTGCTGGCATTGGCCGCACAG GTACGTTCTGTACACTGGACATCTGCCTATCCCGACTAGAGGACATTGGCACTGTTGATATCTGTCAGACAGTGCGGCGGATGCGTACACAGAGGGCTTTCAGCATCCAGACCTGGGACCAGTACCACTTCTGCTACATGGCAGTCATTGAGTATGCCCAGCGTCATGGGAAACTGAGTCCAGTGCAATGGTCTGACTCAGACCTAGAGACTGACAGTGAATAA